A region from the Polaribacter sp. Hel1_33_78 genome encodes:
- a CDS encoding RNA polymerase sigma factor, whose amino-acid sequence MSKDAELVKKLKDSKLKDSAFSELLDIYQERLYWHIRKIVVTHENADDVLQNTFIRIYKSIQNFQEKSSLHTWMYRIAYNESIRFLDKNKKKDYDNIDAISESNLEVLFEDEYFDGDEIQKKLTKIINKFSVKQKRVFQMKYFDDLSFRKISEILEVSESTLKSTYYAAVKIIEEKILL is encoded by the coding sequence TTGAGTAAAGACGCTGAACTTGTAAAAAAGTTAAAGGACTCTAAACTAAAAGACTCAGCTTTTAGTGAGTTGCTTGATATTTATCAAGAGCGACTATATTGGCATATCAGAAAGATAGTTGTAACTCATGAAAATGCAGATGATGTCTTGCAAAACACCTTTATTAGAATCTACAAAAGCATTCAGAATTTTCAAGAAAAGAGTAGTTTACATACTTGGATGTATAGAATTGCATACAATGAATCCATCCGATTTTTAGATAAAAACAAGAAGAAGGACTATGATAATATTGACGCTATTTCTGAATCTAATTTAGAAGTTTTATTTGAAGATGAATATTTTGATGGAGATGAAATTCAAAAAAAGCTTACAAAAATTATAAATAAATTTTCAGTAAAACAAAAGCGAGTTTTTCAAATGAAATACTTTGATGATTTGAGTTTTAGGAAGATTTCGGAAATTTTAGAAGTATCAGAAAGCACTTTAAAATCTACTTATTATGCTGCTGTAAAAATTATTGAAGAAAAAATATTATTATAA
- the yaaA gene encoding peroxide stress protein YaaA gives MKIIISPAKSLDFDTKARTSLHTQPRFLKQSERLNKKLKTISKSKLSDLMKISNDLASLNHERNQTWATPFTIENSKQAIYAFTGEVFRGIDINSLEAEKLPLIQERLRILSGLYGLLKPLDLIQPYRLEMGTKLKVGRDENLYKFWDDTVAKSLNDELKDGELLINLASTEYFKVIPKKVLKAPMITPIFKDFKNGEYKTIMTFAKKARGLMVRYIIDHNVKTIEELKGFNIDNYRFSEEMSSGNDLVFTR, from the coding sequence ATGAAAATTATCATATCTCCAGCAAAATCTTTAGATTTTGACACTAAAGCTAGAACAAGTTTGCATACGCAACCTCGTTTTTTAAAACAATCTGAAAGGTTGAACAAAAAATTAAAAACGATTTCAAAAAGCAAATTATCCGACTTAATGAAAATTTCTAATGATTTAGCATCTTTGAATCATGAGCGCAATCAAACTTGGGCAACTCCCTTTACAATTGAAAATTCCAAACAAGCTATTTATGCTTTTACGGGTGAAGTTTTTAGAGGCATCGATATAAATTCTTTAGAAGCGGAAAAGCTACCTTTAATTCAAGAGCGTTTAAGAATTTTATCTGGTTTATATGGTTTGTTAAAACCTTTAGATTTAATTCAACCTTACCGTCTAGAAATGGGAACTAAATTAAAAGTTGGAAGAGATGAAAATCTATATAAATTTTGGGATGATACAGTTGCAAAATCTTTAAACGATGAACTAAAAGATGGTGAGCTACTCATTAATTTAGCAAGTACAGAGTACTTTAAAGTAATTCCTAAAAAAGTTTTAAAAGCACCAATGATCACACCTATTTTTAAAGATTTTAAAAATGGGGAATATAAAACGATTATGACATTTGCTAAAAAAGCACGTGGATTAATGGTTCGTTATATAATTGATCATAACGTTAAGACAATTGAAGAATTAAAAGGTTTTAATATTGATAATTATCGTTTTTCTGAAGAAATGTCATCTGGTAATGATTTAGTTTTTACTCGTTAA
- a CDS encoding Brp/Blh family beta-carotene 15,15'-dioxygenase: MNTVFNRNYQNLMIFFTFFLFWISIQFGEVVEDFLAYIMVISLGILHGANDLLILSLKEKKNKNFIKNLLFYISIIVLCLLIYLFSSFVAIILFVLLSSYHFGEEHLSKEITVNLLFNSLYFLAYGLFIFSLIFYQSIADVDLIMSELTGLTFTKIQIEITLILSAVFLFTGSLYLIFSKRNNPKIFLKEVFYLALLYLVFKNSSLILGFAIYFIFWHSIPSIIHQVEFISGNLNKKTIFFYVKKALIYWFISIVGLLILYKLVPQIELFATVVFVILFAVTAPHTWVMYKMKN, from the coding sequence ATGAATACGGTATTTAATAGAAATTATCAAAATTTAATGATTTTTTTTACATTTTTCTTGTTTTGGATAAGTATTCAATTTGGAGAAGTGGTAGAAGATTTTTTAGCGTATATCATGGTAATCTCTCTGGGTATTTTGCATGGAGCTAATGATTTATTAATTTTATCACTAAAGGAGAAAAAGAATAAAAATTTCATAAAAAACCTATTATTTTATATTAGTATAATAGTTTTGTGTTTATTAATTTATTTGTTTAGTTCTTTTGTGGCTATCATATTATTTGTTTTGTTGAGTTCGTATCATTTCGGAGAGGAACATCTTAGTAAGGAAATAACCGTAAACTTATTATTTAATTCTTTGTATTTTTTAGCCTACGGACTGTTTATTTTTTCCTTAATTTTTTATCAGTCTATCGCTGATGTAGATTTAATTATGAGTGAACTAACAGGTTTAACTTTTACTAAAATCCAAATAGAAATTACATTGATTTTGAGTGCTGTTTTTTTATTTACAGGAAGTTTATATCTAATTTTTTCTAAAAGAAATAATCCGAAAATATTTCTAAAAGAGGTCTTTTATTTAGCCTTACTTTATCTAGTCTTTAAAAATTCTTCTTTAATATTGGGTTTTGCTATTTACTTTATTTTTTGGCATTCTATTCCTTCAATTATTCACCAAGTAGAATTTATTTCAGGAAATTTAAACAAGAAGACTATTTTTTTTTATGTAAAAAAAGCTCTGATATATTGGTTTATTAGCATCGTTGGGTTATTAATTTTATACAAGTTAGTTCCGCAAATAGAATTGTTTGCCACAGTAGTTTTTGTGATTTTATTTGCTGTAACAGCGCCGCACACGTGGGTGATGTACAAAATGAAAAATTAA
- a CDS encoding bacteriorhodopsin-like, whose protein sequence is MNLSINFLYVAKMDPSDYVGFTFFVGCMAMMAASVFFFLSMNSFDKKWRTSLLVSGLITFIAAVHYWYMRDYWASNGESPTFFRYVDWILTVPLMCVEFYLILKVAGAKKSLMWRLIFLSVIMLVTGYVGEVIDTSNAWLWGLISGLAYFVIAYDIWFGTAKKLAIEAGGAVLKAHKALCWFVLVGWAIYPLGYMAGTEGWYSGMFGGLSMDVIYNIGDAINKIGFGLVIYNLAVQSSENK, encoded by the coding sequence ATGAATTTATCTATTAACTTTCTTTACGTTGCGAAAATGGATCCAAGTGATTACGTTGGTTTTACATTTTTTGTAGGTTGCATGGCTATGATGGCCGCTTCAGTATTTTTCTTTTTATCAATGAATAGTTTTGATAAAAAATGGAGAACCTCTCTTTTGGTCTCTGGTTTGATTACTTTTATTGCTGCAGTGCACTATTGGTATATGAGAGACTATTGGGCTTCTAACGGAGAATCTCCAACCTTCTTTAGATACGTTGATTGGATCCTTACTGTTCCATTAATGTGCGTTGAGTTCTATTTAATTCTTAAAGTTGCTGGAGCAAAAAAATCTTTAATGTGGAGATTAATCTTCTTATCAGTTATCATGTTAGTAACAGGATATGTCGGAGAAGTAATTGACACATCAAATGCATGGCTTTGGGGTCTAATCTCTGGATTAGCTTATTTCGTAATTGCTTATGATATTTGGTTTGGAACTGCTAAAAAGTTAGCTATTGAGGCGGGTGGTGCTGTTTTAAAGGCTCATAAAGCTTTATGTTGGTTTGTTCTAGTAGGTTGGGCAATTTACCCTCTTGGATATATGGCGGGAACTGAGGGATGGTATTCTGGAATGTTTGGAGGTTTAAGTATGGATGTTATTTATAACATTGGAGATGCTATAAACAAAATTGGATTTGGATTGGTAATTTATAATTTAGCCGTTCAAAGTTCTGAAAATAAATAA
- a CDS encoding L-serine ammonia-lyase, whose protein sequence is MSQFISVFDMLKIGVGPSSSHTLGPWRAAQKWIKILKKDKLFHQIDGIRIDLFGSLSLTGKGHATDYAILLGLSGTDPEYIPINDIEQIITQIKTQKKLQFNNEKEISFSVENVVFNKDFLPFHANGIMFRGFCKGKEIPTQTFYSIGGGFIVQENDHLEDEIEINKKNFPFPINRAIQLEEYCEKEDLSISEIVYKNELELNSAEHIDKEIHRIWSTMLECMYIGCHTEGKLPGGLNVKRRAFDTHQKLIKDTSYTNPEQWITAIRSTEVKFREILKWVSCFALSVNEVNASLGRVVTAPTNGSAGVIPSVLMYYLVIENHDADFSHVKKFLLTAGEIGSIFKKNATISAAMGGCQAEIGVSSAMAAAALTELLGGTAAQSLVAAEIAMEHHLGLTCDPIGGLVQIPCIERNAMGAIKAISAAEMALETNPKEVKVPLDKVIDTMWETAKDMHKNYKETSEGGLAINVGLADC, encoded by the coding sequence ATGTCACAATTTATTAGTGTTTTTGATATGTTGAAGATTGGTGTTGGTCCATCAAGCTCGCATACTCTTGGGCCTTGGAGAGCTGCCCAAAAATGGATTAAAATTTTAAAAAAAGATAAGTTATTTCACCAAATTGATGGAATTAGAATTGACTTATTTGGTTCTTTATCTTTGACGGGAAAAGGACACGCCACTGATTATGCCATTTTATTGGGTCTAAGTGGTACAGATCCTGAATATATTCCTATTAATGACATTGAGCAGATTATCACTCAAATAAAAACTCAAAAGAAATTACAATTTAACAACGAAAAAGAAATTTCTTTTTCAGTTGAGAATGTTGTTTTTAATAAAGATTTTCTTCCTTTTCATGCAAATGGAATAATGTTTAGAGGGTTTTGTAAAGGCAAAGAAATTCCTACTCAAACTTTTTATTCTATTGGTGGAGGCTTTATTGTGCAAGAAAACGATCATTTAGAAGATGAAATAGAAATAAATAAAAAGAACTTTCCTTTTCCTATAAACAGAGCCATTCAATTAGAAGAATATTGCGAAAAAGAAGATTTATCTATCTCTGAAATTGTTTACAAAAATGAATTGGAACTTAATTCTGCAGAACATATAGATAAAGAAATTCATAGAATTTGGTCAACCATGTTAGAGTGCATGTATATAGGTTGTCATACAGAAGGGAAACTTCCAGGCGGTTTAAATGTAAAAAGACGCGCTTTTGATACACATCAAAAACTAATTAAAGATACAAGCTATACAAATCCAGAACAATGGATTACAGCGATAAGAAGCACTGAAGTTAAATTTAGAGAAATTTTAAAATGGGTAAGTTGTTTTGCGCTTTCAGTAAATGAAGTAAATGCTTCTTTAGGTAGAGTTGTAACTGCTCCCACAAATGGAAGTGCAGGTGTAATACCTTCAGTTTTAATGTATTATTTGGTGATTGAAAACCATGATGCTGATTTTAGTCATGTTAAAAAGTTCTTATTAACAGCAGGTGAAATTGGTAGTATTTTCAAGAAAAACGCCACAATTTCTGCAGCAATGGGAGGCTGTCAAGCCGAAATTGGAGTTTCTTCTGCAATGGCAGCAGCAGCTTTAACAGAATTATTAGGGGGTACTGCAGCACAATCTTTGGTGGCTGCCGAAATAGCAATGGAGCACCATCTGGGCTTAACTTGTGATCCTATTGGAGGTTTGGTGCAAATACCTTGTATAGAAAGAAATGCAATGGGCGCAATTAAAGCAATTAGCGCGGCAGAAATGGCTTTAGAAACCAATCCCAAAGAAGTAAAAGTTCCTTTAGATAAAGTAATTGATACGATGTGGGAAACCGCAAAAGATATGCATAAAAATTATAAAGAAACTTCAGAAGGAGGCTTGGCTATTAATGTTGGTTTGGCAGATTGTTAA
- a CDS encoding DUF2853 family protein: MSKFDEKVAQYSKFMDEKGLNYDADLLRAVTKGLGPSIYKRDAETVSGSDAKELATVKKNFLMKKLGLAEGPKLDEAIAKVVEAIGKSERSKYRAVVYYMLAVEFGKESIYK; this comes from the coding sequence ATGAGTAAATTTGACGAGAAAGTAGCCCAGTATTCTAAGTTTATGGACGAGAAAGGTCTAAATTACGATGCAGACTTATTAAGAGCTGTAACAAAAGGCCTTGGTCCATCTATTTATAAAAGAGACGCGGAAACTGTTTCTGGGTCTGATGCGAAAGAATTAGCGACAGTTAAAAAGAACTTTTTAATGAAAAAGTTAGGATTGGCAGAAGGACCAAAATTAGATGAGGCAATAGCAAAAGTTGTTGAAGCTATAGGGAAATCTGAAAGAAGTAAATATAGAGCTGTAGTTTACTATATGCTAGCTGTAGAATTCGGTAAGGAATCTATTTATAAATAA
- the dnaK gene encoding molecular chaperone DnaK has translation MSKIIGIDLGTTNSCVSVMEGNEPVVIPNAEGKRTTPSIVAFVEGGERKVGDPAKRQAVTNPTKTVYSIKRFMGNKFSESTKEAKRVPYKVVKGDNDTPRVDIDGRLYTPQEISAMVLQKMKKTAEDYLGTDVSEAVITVPAYFNDAQRQATKEAGEIAGLKVKRIINEPTAAALAYGLDKSNDDKKIVVFDFGGGTHDVSILELGDGVFEVLATDGDTHLGGDDVDEKIINWLADEFNTEEGMDLRKDPMSLQRLKEAAEKAKIELSSTTSTEINLPYITATASGPKHLVRTMTRAKFEALIDDLVKRTIEPCQTALKNADLSISDIDEIVLVGGSTRIPAVQEAVEKFFGKAPSKGVNPDEVVALGAAIQGGVLSGDVKDVLLLDVTPLSLGIETMGNVFTKLIDANTTIPTKKSQVFSTAVDNQPSVEIHVLQGERAMAADNNTIGRFHLDGLPPAQRGVPQVEVTFDIDANGIIKVSALDKGTNKSHEIRIEASSGLSEEDIAKMRQEAEANADADKAAKETAEKINEADSMIFQTEKQLKEFGDKLSDDKKGPIEAALVELKAAHESKDVAQITAAMETINEAWKVASEEMYAAEQGAAGADAGAQQGEPEASDAQGDNVEDVDFEEVK, from the coding sequence ATGAGTAAAATAATTGGAATCGATTTAGGTACAACAAACTCATGTGTTTCTGTAATGGAAGGAAATGAGCCAGTTGTAATTCCTAATGCAGAAGGAAAAAGAACAACACCATCTATAGTTGCCTTCGTTGAAGGGGGAGAACGTAAAGTTGGTGATCCAGCAAAAAGACAAGCTGTAACCAACCCAACAAAAACAGTTTATTCTATTAAACGTTTTATGGGTAACAAATTTTCTGAATCTACTAAAGAAGCGAAAAGAGTTCCTTATAAAGTAGTAAAAGGAGATAATGATACGCCAAGAGTAGATATTGATGGTCGTTTATATACACCTCAAGAAATTTCTGCAATGGTGTTACAGAAAATGAAAAAAACTGCTGAAGATTACCTAGGAACTGATGTTTCTGAAGCAGTAATTACTGTACCCGCTTATTTTAATGATGCACAACGTCAAGCTACAAAAGAAGCTGGTGAAATTGCAGGTTTAAAAGTAAAGAGAATTATAAATGAGCCTACTGCTGCTGCATTAGCTTACGGATTAGACAAATCTAATGACGATAAAAAAATTGTTGTTTTTGATTTTGGTGGTGGAACACATGATGTTTCTATCTTAGAATTAGGAGATGGTGTCTTTGAAGTATTAGCTACAGATGGTGATACTCATTTAGGTGGTGATGATGTTGATGAAAAAATAATCAACTGGCTAGCTGATGAATTTAACACTGAAGAGGGTATGGATTTACGTAAAGACCCAATGTCTTTGCAACGTTTAAAAGAAGCTGCTGAAAAGGCAAAAATTGAATTATCTAGCACAACATCAACAGAAATTAACTTACCTTATATTACGGCTACCGCTAGCGGACCTAAACACTTGGTAAGAACTATGACCAGAGCTAAATTTGAAGCTTTAATTGATGATTTAGTAAAAAGAACAATTGAACCTTGTCAAACAGCTTTAAAAAATGCTGATTTATCAATTTCTGATATAGATGAAATCGTATTAGTTGGTGGTTCTACAAGAATTCCTGCGGTACAAGAAGCTGTTGAAAAATTCTTTGGAAAAGCACCAAGTAAAGGTGTAAATCCTGATGAAGTTGTTGCATTAGGAGCTGCAATTCAAGGTGGAGTTTTATCTGGAGATGTTAAAGATGTATTGTTATTAGACGTTACTCCTTTATCATTAGGTATTGAAACTATGGGGAATGTTTTCACAAAATTAATTGATGCAAACACAACCATTCCTACTAAAAAATCACAAGTATTTTCTACAGCAGTAGACAATCAACCATCGGTAGAAATTCACGTTTTACAAGGTGAAAGAGCCATGGCTGCAGATAACAATACTATTGGTCGTTTTCATTTAGATGGATTACCTCCAGCACAAAGAGGTGTTCCTCAGGTAGAAGTTACTTTTGATATTGACGCAAATGGTATCATTAAAGTTTCTGCTTTAGATAAAGGAACTAACAAATCTCATGAAATTAGAATTGAAGCTTCTTCTGGTTTATCTGAAGAAGATATCGCTAAAATGAGACAAGAAGCTGAGGCAAATGCGGATGCCGATAAAGCTGCCAAAGAAACTGCAGAGAAGATTAATGAAGCAGATTCTATGATTTTCCAAACGGAAAAACAATTAAAAGAATTTGGTGATAAATTATCTGATGATAAAAAAGGTCCAATTGAAGCTGCTTTGGTTGAGTTAAAAGCTGCTCATGAATCTAAAGATGTTGCACAAATTACTGCTGCAATGGAAACTATAAACGAAGCTTGGAAAGTTGCATCTGAAGAAATGTATGCTGCTGAACAAGGCGCTGCTGGTGCAGATGCAGGAGCTCAACAAGGCGAACCAGAAGCAAGTGATGCTCAGGGTGACAATGTTGAAGATGTAGATTTCGAAGAAGTGAAGTAA
- a CDS encoding NAD(P)/FAD-dependent oxidoreductase yields MNIPQTSFPRVVIIGGGFAGLAAAKGLEEQELQVILIDKHNYHTFQPLLYQVATGGLEPDSIAFPLRKLFNDVENFYFRLAEVKKINPQKKIVETSIGNLEYDELIIATGSKTNFFGNTNIQKHTMEMKSIPQSLNIRSLILENFEEALLTSNIEERNALMNFIIVGGGPTGVELAGALAEMKKGILPKDYPDLDIRKMQINLIQSSDCILKGMSAKASEKAEDFLINLGVNVWKNLRVLDYDGKIVTTSGQDHFKAETVIWAAGVKGEMIDGLHAECVIERAARIKVNEYNQVLSHPNIYAIGDVACMASEEKPYGHPMMAQPAIQQGRLVAKNILAKLFNKTLKSFVYNDKGSMATIGRNKAVVDLPKWKFQGVFAWFVWMFVHLFSLIGFRNKAIVFLNWVYNYIRFDRETRLIIRPYKNKNSFSFKDNH; encoded by the coding sequence ATGAACATTCCACAAACTAGTTTTCCAAGAGTTGTTATTATTGGTGGCGGATTTGCAGGTTTAGCTGCTGCAAAAGGATTAGAAGAACAAGAACTGCAAGTTATTTTAATAGACAAACACAATTACCATACTTTTCAACCCTTACTCTACCAAGTTGCAACTGGTGGTCTAGAGCCAGATTCCATTGCTTTTCCTTTAAGAAAACTCTTTAATGATGTTGAAAACTTCTACTTTAGATTGGCAGAAGTCAAAAAAATAAATCCACAAAAAAAAATAGTTGAAACTTCAATTGGTAATTTGGAATATGATGAATTAATCATTGCAACAGGATCTAAAACCAACTTTTTTGGTAACACGAATATCCAAAAACATACAATGGAAATGAAGTCTATTCCTCAATCTTTAAACATTAGAAGTTTAATTTTAGAGAACTTTGAAGAAGCTTTACTAACCTCCAATATTGAAGAAAGAAATGCTTTAATGAATTTTATAATTGTGGGAGGTGGACCAACAGGAGTAGAATTAGCCGGTGCTTTAGCCGAGATGAAAAAAGGAATTCTTCCAAAAGATTATCCGGATTTAGACATCCGTAAAATGCAAATAAACTTAATACAAAGTTCTGATTGTATTTTAAAAGGAATGAGTGCAAAAGCTTCTGAAAAAGCAGAGGATTTTCTAATTAATTTAGGAGTTAATGTTTGGAAAAACTTGCGTGTTTTAGATTATGATGGAAAAATAGTAACTACAAGTGGTCAAGATCATTTTAAGGCAGAAACCGTTATTTGGGCTGCCGGCGTAAAAGGTGAAATGATTGATGGGTTGCATGCAGAATGTGTAATTGAAAGAGCGGCTAGAATTAAAGTTAATGAATATAATCAAGTTTTGAGTCACCCAAATATCTATGCAATTGGTGATGTAGCTTGCATGGCATCCGAAGAAAAACCTTACGGACATCCAATGATGGCACAACCCGCTATACAACAAGGAAGATTGGTGGCTAAAAATATTTTAGCAAAACTATTCAATAAAACACTGAAATCATTTGTTTATAATGATAAAGGTTCTATGGCAACCATTGGACGCAATAAAGCGGTGGTAGACTTACCAAAATGGAAGTTTCAAGGAGTTTTTGCTTGGTTTGTTTGGATGTTTGTTCATCTATTTTCTTTAATTGGCTTTAGAAACAAAGCCATTGTTTTTCTAAATTGGGTGTATAATTATATTCGTTTTGATAGAGAAACTCGATTAATTATTAGACCTTATAAGAATAAAAATAGCTTTAGCTTTAAAGATAACCACTAA
- a CDS encoding GyrI-like domain-containing protein has product MNTNTKVKQSDKLELAYISHKGKMEAIGNVYDRLVKWATPQDLINKETRMLTIYHDSPNYGFKLFTHECLYCAKSCSKS; this is encoded by the coding sequence ATGAATACAAATACAAAAGTAAAACAAAGTGATAAATTAGAATTAGCTTATATTTCTCACAAAGGAAAAATGGAAGCTATAGGAAATGTTTATGATAGATTGGTAAAATGGGCAACTCCCCAAGATTTGATAAATAAAGAAACAAGAATGCTTACAATTTATCATGATAGCCCCAATTACGGATTCAAATTATTTACGCATGAGTGCTTGTATTGTGCTAAGTCATGCTCTAAAAGTTGA
- a CDS encoding GyrI-like domain-containing protein: MSACIVLSHALKVDGEVNLRTLEPTKCIVSRFEITPNKFQQAWESNFKWMVQNGYKKSTIDPFEIYYNNAKEHSENKFIVDLCIPIL; the protein is encoded by the coding sequence ATGAGTGCTTGTATTGTGCTAAGTCATGCTCTAAAAGTTGATGGAGAAGTGAATTTAAGAACCCTAGAACCGACAAAATGTATTGTTTCTAGATTTGAGATTACTCCCAATAAATTTCAACAAGCATGGGAATCTAATTTTAAATGGATGGTTCAAAACGGATATAAAAAATCTACCATAGACCCTTTTGAAATTTATTATAACAACGCAAAAGAACATTCAGAAAACAAATTTATTGTTGATTTATGTATTCCTATTTTGTAA
- a CDS encoding DUF2141 domain-containing protein, with product MKKLLLIAALILSVVSNINAQEEKETLNLTIEFFGMKSNKGNLFVALYNTENTFLKKPFKGEIVVIKNKKSIVIFKNLPKGVYAISSFHDENDNKKMDTNFFRIPKEPLGISNNVKGFMGPPKYKDAKFNLDSNKTISIKVD from the coding sequence ATGAAAAAACTACTTTTAATAGCGGCTTTAATTTTAAGTGTTGTAAGCAACATCAATGCACAAGAAGAAAAAGAAACACTTAATTTAACAATAGAATTCTTTGGAATGAAGTCTAATAAAGGAAACCTTTTTGTGGCTCTTTACAACACGGAAAACACCTTTTTAAAAAAACCGTTTAAGGGTGAAATTGTAGTAATAAAAAACAAAAAATCTATAGTTATATTTAAAAATTTGCCAAAAGGAGTGTATGCAATTTCATCTTTCCATGACGAAAATGATAATAAAAAAATGGATACAAACTTTTTTAGAATTCCAAAAGAACCTTTAGGAATATCCAATAATGTAAAAGGTTTTATGGGGCCTCCTAAGTATAAAGATGCTAAATTTAACTTAGATTCAAATAAAACAATTTCTATAAAAGTAGACTGA
- a CDS encoding amidohydrolase family protein: MKRKLRINGHSHLLPYPEEIPKFMKDKGIFWVDEDRKFMLQKDWSRPVTDSSFFLDEKLEWMDQFKIDHAVVLNLSQLYGNGLRVEEMKQALRFQNDFNAKVQHENPSKFTCGFVVHPGFVRGACWEIERCVEELGMRLLCLPTHYMDTIGTWRCIFDEENEPIFELASKYNLAVEIHPYDGEKFIKLENTSWRFHLIWMLAQCADAYHFLTLNGYYKKFPNMRVCFAHGGQLAQMNLGRRIQGFDGRPDLFEGKTHPRKAVGHPNIFFDTLVHDTGSLGLLVKNQGVKQVLMGLDDPYPLGEMESEIQSSYPGKILDLAKEQKILTEQDCDAIWEDNVLQWLFGDDEKAKQELITKILE, translated from the coding sequence ATGAAACGTAAACTGCGTATTAACGGACACTCACATTTATTGCCTTATCCAGAGGAAATTCCTAAGTTTATGAAAGATAAAGGGATTTTTTGGGTAGATGAAGATCGAAAATTTATGCTGCAAAAAGATTGGAGTCGTCCGGTAACAGATTCTAGCTTTTTCTTAGATGAAAAATTAGAGTGGATGGATCAATTTAAAATTGATCATGCGGTAGTTTTAAACTTATCGCAATTATATGGAAACGGTTTGCGCGTTGAAGAAATGAAACAAGCATTGCGTTTTCAGAACGATTTTAATGCGAAAGTTCAACACGAAAACCCCTCAAAATTTACTTGTGGTTTCGTAGTTCATCCGGGTTTTGTGCGCGGAGCTTGTTGGGAAATAGAACGTTGTGTAGAAGAATTAGGGATGCGTTTATTGTGTTTACCAACACACTACATGGATACAATTGGAACTTGGAGATGTATTTTTGATGAAGAAAATGAACCCATTTTTGAATTAGCAAGTAAATATAATTTAGCAGTTGAAATTCATCCTTATGATGGAGAGAAGTTTATTAAACTAGAAAATACTTCTTGGCGATTTCATTTAATTTGGATGTTGGCGCAATGTGCAGATGCCTATCATTTTTTAACGTTAAATGGTTATTACAAAAAGTTTCCAAATATGCGTGTGTGTTTTGCTCACGGTGGTCAATTAGCGCAAATGAATTTAGGAAGACGAATCCAAGGTTTTGATGGAAGGCCAGATTTATTTGAAGGAAAAACACATCCTAGAAAAGCAGTTGGGCATCCAAATATTTTCTTTGATACATTAGTTCACGATACAGGTTCTTTAGGATTGCTCGTTAAAAATCAAGGTGTTAAACAAGTGTTAATGGGATTAGATGATCCTTATCCTCTAGGAGAAATGGAGAGTGAAATACAATCTTCTTATCCCGGAAAAATTTTAGATTTAGCAAAAGAACAAAAGATTTTAACCGAACAAGATTGTGATGCTATTTGGGAAGATAATGTCTTACAATGGTTATTTGGTGATGACGAAAAAGCGAAACAAGAATTGATTACAAAAATTTTAGAATAA
- a CDS encoding 3-hydroxyanthranilate 3,4-dioxygenase, with translation MSNLVKPLNFKNWIDEHRHLLKPPVGNKQVWDNGEYIVMVVGGPNNRKDYHYNETPEFFYQVEGDMILKIIDDNGAMIDVEINEGDIYLLPAKVPHSPQRKKHTVGLVIEYPRSEGMLDALEWYCENCGNALYREEFALNNIETDMPRIFDNYYSDKEKCTCEACGTVMQGPNKIK, from the coding sequence ATGAGCAATTTAGTAAAGCCTTTAAATTTTAAGAATTGGATTGATGAACATCGTCATTTATTAAAACCGCCTGTTGGTAACAAACAAGTTTGGGATAACGGGGAATATATTGTAATGGTTGTTGGTGGTCCAAATAATAGAAAAGATTATCATTATAACGAAACTCCTGAGTTTTTCTATCAAGTAGAAGGAGATATGATTTTAAAAATTATAGATGATAATGGGGCAATGATTGATGTTGAAATCAATGAAGGCGATATTTATCTATTACCAGCAAAAGTTCCTCACTCACCACAAAGAAAAAAACACACAGTTGGTTTAGTCATAGAATATCCTCGTTCTGAAGGAATGTTAGATGCATTGGAATGGTATTGCGAAAACTGTGGAAACGCTTTATATAGAGAAGAGTTTGCTCTGAATAATATAGAAACGGACATGCCAAGAATATTTGACAATTATTATTCTGATAAAGAAAAATGTACATGCGAAGCTTGTGGAACTGTAATGCAAGGACCAAATAAAATTAAATAA